Below is a window of Paramagnetospirillum magneticum AMB-1 DNA.
CCATGTCCAAGGCCATCCGCCAAGCCGCCGGTTGCAGCGTCGCCCAGGCCGATGCTGCCGTCGAAGCGGCGCTGGCCGCTATCGTCGATGGCGTCAAGACCGAGGGCCGCTTCAGCCTCATCGGTTTCGGCTCCTTCTCGAAGTCGGAACGCCCGGCCCGTCAGGGGCGCAATCCTCGGACCGGCAAGACCATCGACATTGCCGCCTCGACCTCGATCAAGTTCAGCACCTCGGCGGCTTTGAAGAAGTCGCTGTAAGTCATGGCCGTCGATCCCGAGCATGTGGCCCGCGCCGCGAATGATCTGATGGGTCACTATGGTCAGGCCGCTCTCGATGTGGCCAGGAAGCAAGCTGAACGCGCGTCGAGGGCCGGTGACATGCCGGCCCTCGATCAAGCCCTGATGGTGCTGACCGAAATCGAGCGCCATCAGGCGGTTTCGTCCACACCGGTGACGTAGGCGTCGGCCTTGTTCCAAGACCCTTCGTCGATCTCCCACTCGGCGTCGGTGCTGTTGAACAGCTTCTCGAAGGCGGTGACCTCGGCCTGCTGGGGTGTTTCGGCCTCGACCTCGACCGTGGTGCTTTCGGTGACGTCGCGGGTGATGATGACGCTGTAGTGGGGCATGGCCGTTTGCCTCAATCCTGGATTTTGTAAATACGGCCGCGGCCTTCGATCTTCTCGCTGATGACCTCAAGCCCCAGCTTTTTCTTCAAGGCTCCGGCGATGGCGCCGCGCACCGTGTGGGGCTGCCAACCAAACTCGGCTGTGATCTCGGCGATGCTGGCGCCTTCGGGCCGCTTCAGCATGGCGATCAGGGCTTCCTGTTTGCTGCCCTGGCGGGTCTTGCGGACGCGCTGCACTTCCTCGGCCTCGTCCGGGCTGCTGTCGGCCTCCGTCACCGGGGTTTTCGGCTGGTCGGCCATGTCTGTCGCCGGTTCTTCTTCCGGGGCGGTGTCCGCGTCCGTGTCGGCCCCCATGCCCAACGCCTCGTAGGCGGCGGGCGTGGCCCGCAGGGTGAGCGGGGTGCCGTCCTCGTCCTCACGCCACACCGGTTGGCTGGGTTCGGCGAGGATTTCCTCGGCCAATTCCTTCTTGATCAGACTGATCAGCACCACCTTCACCGCGCCGCCCTTCAAGGCGGCGGTGATCGGTAGCACGAAGCCGCCTTCGCGGGCGCAAGCGGCGGAGAGGATGACGGCCTGGGTGTCGGAAAGCTGGGTCATGAGGTGGTCCTCCAAGGATGGCGCTGGACTGTCCCGCGCCTGTACCACCTGAAGCCCCGCCAGCCTGAAGCCGGTCGGAGCCTGCCCCCGCGAAGGCGGGGGGCGGAAGGGAAAAACCGCTGATCAGGTGGCGAATTCGCCTTCCTGGAAGGCGCTGTCGCTGATGGCCTTCAGCATCTCCGCGTAGTGGGTCATGGTCCCGGCGTGGCCCCAATTGATCTCGTCGGGCGTCCAGTTGAAGTGCTCGGCGCTTAAGGTCTGCAACCGGGCCAGCATGGCGTCGAATTCGGCCTTCTTGGCGAGAAAGGCGTCCAGGGCTTTGGTGTTGTCGGTGCGCTTCATCGTGGTGTCCTCCGGTGTTCGTGGGGCCATTCATCGCTCTGTCGGTCCCACGTATCAACAGGTTAAGCGTCTCATTTCATTGCTTATTTCAGCGGAAATCGATCATGGGATTATCCGTCCGCGAATACGCGCGCAGGCGTGGCGTCAGCCATACCGCCGTGCGCAAGGCGGTGCAGACGGGCCGGATTCCCCAGGAACCCGACGGCACCATCGACCCGGTGAAGGCCGACGCCGCCTGGGATGCCCAGACCGATCCTGGCCGGAAGGCGACGACGGCCCCGAAGCCGGTCATTGAAGCGCCGATTGCCCCGGCACCTAAGCCCCAGCGCGAAACCACCCCGGCTGTTCCGGCCGCCGCTGGGGCCACCTTCGCCCAGGCCCGCACCGCCCACGAAGTCGCCAAGGCCCAGAAAGCCCGCATCCAGGTGGATCGCCTCAAGGACGAGGTGGTCGACCGGGCGCGGGCCACCGCCCTGGTGTTCAAGCTGGCCCGACAGGAACGGGATGCCTGGATCACTTGGCCCGCCAGGGTGGCCGGGCAGATGGCGGCGGAGATCGGCATCGACCCGCATGTGATGCAGACCCTGCTGGAAGCCCATGTCCACGCCCATCTCGACGAACTCGCCGCCATCGAGCCGAACTTCCGATGACGCATTTGGGTTCCGTGGGGCCGACGCTGTGCTGCTGGCATGGCAAGACGGGGTGCGCCCCGATCCGCGCCTGACCGTCTCCCAATGGGCCGACCAGCACCGCATGCTATCGAGCCGGGCCTCGGCCGAACCGGGGCGGTATCGGACCAATCGCACGCCCTATATGCGCGACATCATGGACGCGCTGTCGCCCACCAGCCCGGTGCAGCGGGTGGTGTTCATGAAGGCGGCGCAGGTGGGGGCGACCGAGGCGGGATGCTGCTTCATCGGTTTCGTCATCCACCATGCGCCGGGGCCGATGCTGTGCGTCCAGCCCACCGTGGAGATGGCCAAACGGGCGTCGCGCCAGCGCATCGATCCGCTGATCGACGAAAGCCCGGCCATCCGGGAACGGGTCAAACCGGCCCGCGCGCGGGATGCTGGCAACACCATGCTGTCGAAGGATTTTCCCGGCGGCACCTTGGTGCTGACCGGGGCCAACAGCGCGGTGGGCCTGCGCTCCATGCCCGCCCGCTACCTGTTTCTCGACGAGGTGGACGCCTATCCGGCTTCCGCCGACGAGGAGGGTGACCCGGTCGGTCTGGCCGAGGCCCGCTCGCTGACCTTCGCCCATCGGCGGAAGGCGTTCCTGGCCTCGACGCCCACCATTCGCGGCCTGTCGCGCATTGAGCGGGAATACGAGGCATCCGACCAGCGCCGCTTCTTCGTGCCGTGCCCCCATTGCGGAGCCATGCAGTGGCTGAAATTCGAACGGCTGAAATGGGACAGGGGCCAGCCGGGCAGCGTCCGTTACGTCTGCGAATCCTGCGACCACGACATCGCGGAGCACCACAAGGGGGGCATGCTGGCTGCGGGCGAGTGGCGGGCCACCGCCATCGCCTCTGATCCCGGCACCGTCGGCTTTCACATCTCGGCGCTGTATTCGCCGCCGGGCTGGCAGTCGTGGCGCGACATCGCCCGCCTGTGGGAGGCCGCCCAGGGCAATGACGACGCGCTGCGGGTGTTCAAGAACACCGTGCTGGGGGAAACCTGGGTTGAATCCGGCGAGGCCCCCGACTGGCAGCGGCTCTACGACCGCCGCAAGACCTGGACCAACGGCATTGTGCCGGCGGGCGGGTTGTTCCTCACCGCCGGAGCCGACGTCCAAAAGGATCGCGTCGAGATCGACGTCTGGGCCTGGGGCCGTGGCCTGGAAAGCTGGCTGATCGACCACATCGTCATCGACGGTGGGCCGGAAAAAGCCGAGACCTGGGAGGCTTTGGAACAGGTATTGGCGAAGATCTGGCCCCATGCCAGCGGTATCGGCCTGAAGATCGCTCGTCTGGCCATCGACAGCGGCTATGAAACCTCGGCGGTCTATAGCTGGGGCCGCAAAATGGGCGTTGGTCAGGTATCTCCCATCAAGGGTGTCGAGGGTTTCAACCGGTCATCGCCGGTTTCCGGCCCCACCTATGTGGATGCGACCGAGGGCGGCAAGAAGATTCGCCGTGGCGCCCGCCTCTGGACGGTGGCGGTGTCCACCTTCAAGGCGGAAACCTACCGGTTTCTCCGTCTGGAGCGCCCCACCGACGAAGAATTGGCCGAAGGAGTCCGTTACCCGGCCGGAACGGTGCATCTGCCATCGTGGGCAGACTCGGAATGGTGCAAGCAGTTCGTCGCCGAGCAGCTGGTGACGGTCAAGAACCGCCGCGGCTTCACCAAGCTGGAATGGCAGAAGCTCAGGGAGCGCAATGAGGCGCTGGATTGCCGGGTTTATGCCCGTGCCGCCGCCTGGATCGCCGGGGC
It encodes the following:
- a CDS encoding HU family DNA-binding protein, translating into MSKSAMSKAIRQAAGCSVAQADAAVEAALAAIVDGVKTEGRFSLIGFGSFSKSERPARQGRNPRTGKTIDIAASTSIKFSTSAALKKSL
- a CDS encoding phage terminase large subunit family protein; the protein is MLLAWQDGVRPDPRLTVSQWADQHRMLSSRASAEPGRYRTNRTPYMRDIMDALSPTSPVQRVVFMKAAQVGATEAGCCFIGFVIHHAPGPMLCVQPTVEMAKRASRQRIDPLIDESPAIRERVKPARARDAGNTMLSKDFPGGTLVLTGANSAVGLRSMPARYLFLDEVDAYPASADEEGDPVGLAEARSLTFAHRRKAFLASTPTIRGLSRIEREYEASDQRRFFVPCPHCGAMQWLKFERLKWDRGQPGSVRYVCESCDHDIAEHHKGGMLAAGEWRATAIASDPGTVGFHISALYSPPGWQSWRDIARLWEAAQGNDDALRVFKNTVLGETWVESGEAPDWQRLYDRRKTWTNGIVPAGGLFLTAGADVQKDRVEIDVWAWGRGLESWLIDHIVIDGGPEKAETWEALEQVLAKIWPHASGIGLKIARLAIDSGYETSAVYSWGRKMGVGQVSPIKGVEGFNRSSPVSGPTYVDATEGGKKIRRGARLWTVAVSTFKAETYRFLRLERPTDEELAEGVRYPAGTVHLPSWADSEWCKQFVAEQLVTVKNRRGFTKLEWQKLRERNEALDCRVYARAAAWIAGADRWPEAKWRDLEAQLAISELAQAEEPQAGQIRRPQTRRSRRVFHSSYMG
- a CDS encoding DUF3489 domain-containing protein, which produces MTQLSDTQAVILSAACAREGGFVLPITAALKGGAVKVVLISLIKKELAEEILAEPSQPVWREDEDGTPLTLRATPAAYEALGMGADTDADTAPEEEPATDMADQPKTPVTEADSSPDEAEEVQRVRKTRQGSKQEALIAMLKRPEGASIAEITAEFGWQPHTVRGAIAGALKKKLGLEVISEKIEGRGRIYKIQD